The following coding sequences lie in one Pontibacter sp. G13 genomic window:
- a CDS encoding homogentisate 1,2-dioxygenase: MPIYHRLGKIPPKRHTQFRKPDGSLYQEQLFGTIGFDGMSSLLYHEHPPTHVKEILKSTDVSPKIAVTKNIHSRKLVGFDVPPQDDFLDSRETLLVNTDVHVGVAAPRKSLREYFYKNADADEMLFIHKGTGTLRTQLGNIPFEYGDYLIIPRGIIYQIDFDTEDNRILYAESFHPIYTPKRYRNWFGQLLEHSPFCERDYKLPQDLETHDEQGDFVIKVKKEGTLHELLYDYHPFDVVGWDGYNFPYGFSIHNFEPITGRVHQPPPVHQTFETKAFVICSFCPRLYDYHPKAIPAPYNHSNIDSDEVLYYVDGDFMSRNDIGPGHISLHPAGIPHGPHPGAYERSIGQTVTEELAVMIDTFKPLQVTENALKIDDGKYYQSWMGKKKLT; encoded by the coding sequence ATGCCCATTTATCACCGCCTTGGGAAGATTCCTCCCAAGCGCCATACACAATTCCGCAAACCAGACGGCAGTCTCTACCAAGAGCAGTTGTTCGGTACGATTGGATTCGATGGGATGTCTTCGCTACTCTACCACGAGCATCCACCTACTCACGTCAAGGAAATTCTAAAATCCACTGATGTATCTCCCAAGATCGCAGTGACCAAGAATATCCACTCTCGCAAGCTGGTCGGCTTCGATGTCCCTCCACAGGATGACTTCCTCGATAGCCGAGAGACCTTGCTAGTCAACACTGATGTTCACGTCGGAGTGGCAGCCCCACGCAAATCCCTGCGCGAGTATTTCTACAAAAATGCGGATGCCGATGAGATGTTATTCATCCACAAAGGGACGGGGACGCTCCGTACCCAATTGGGGAATATTCCCTTCGAATATGGGGACTACCTGATCATTCCGAGAGGCATCATTTATCAAATTGATTTCGATACGGAGGACAATCGCATCCTGTATGCAGAATCCTTCCACCCCATTTATACCCCCAAACGCTACCGCAACTGGTTCGGCCAATTGTTGGAGCACTCCCCATTCTGTGAGCGGGACTACAAATTGCCACAGGATTTGGAGACGCATGACGAGCAAGGCGACTTCGTGATCAAGGTCAAGAAGGAAGGCACGCTCCACGAGTTGCTCTACGATTATCATCCATTTGACGTAGTGGGCTGGGACGGCTACAATTTCCCTTATGGCTTCTCGATCCACAATTTCGAGCCGATTACGGGCCGTGTCCATCAGCCACCTCCGGTACACCAGACCTTCGAGACCAAAGCGTTCGTGATCTGTTCGTTTTGTCCACGTCTGTACGACTATCATCCCAAGGCCATTCCCGCTCCCTACAACCACTCCAACATCGACTCCGATGAGGTGCTGTACTACGTAGATGGGGATTTCATGAGCCGCAACGATATCGGTCCGGGACATATCAGCTTGCATCCAGCCGGCATTCCACATGGTCCTCACCCTGGCGCTTACGAACGAAGCATCGGTCAGACAGTCACGGAAGAATTGGCGGTGATGATCGATACCTTCAAGCCGCTTCAGGTCACGGAAAATGCCCTCAAAATCGACGATGGGAAATATTACCAATCGTGGATGGGTAAGAAGAAATTGACTTGA
- a CDS encoding histidine kinase, translating to MNLIQILCDPPGNYSLSNEFVSPSPIPLTFNHLFSSSFFEPIQAGPLDLLLQISLPSFWESIACLTFITLGIVNGIWIYVQYRQKQRREAEHSLIDQKLESRADAIQQSIQWGEESRRKELAMDIHDSVGGMLSTLFQRFDMLKERHEIQDDQYDHSLELIHETLQKVRTVTRPMFAGSISPVGLVDAVRTLADFISEFSDLHVQVHSHDLTPDTLPEYVRTDVLRLVQSAMSNTLKFGHANQAEIILTLRKKDHELSILIEDDGVGFKPNLTSANPDLKRFKDRIDRLSGALIVDSNHGKGTRLSINIPLEDYYSTLAQPLPDKPE from the coding sequence ATGAACCTTATCCAAATCTTATGTGATCCACCTGGAAATTATTCTTTATCCAATGAATTCGTTTCCCCTTCCCCCATCCCATTGACCTTCAATCATTTATTCTCATCCTCTTTTTTCGAACCGATTCAAGCCGGGCCGCTAGACCTTTTGCTACAGATTTCCCTGCCCAGTTTTTGGGAATCCATTGCCTGTCTCACCTTCATTACCTTGGGGATTGTCAATGGAATCTGGATATATGTGCAGTACCGTCAAAAGCAAAGACGCGAGGCCGAGCACAGTTTGATCGACCAAAAACTGGAATCCAGGGCTGATGCCATCCAGCAATCCATTCAGTGGGGAGAAGAGTCTCGCAGGAAGGAACTGGCGATGGATATTCACGATTCGGTAGGCGGAATGCTCAGTACGCTTTTTCAGCGGTTTGATATGCTCAAGGAGCGACACGAAATCCAAGATGACCAATACGATCACAGCTTGGAACTCATCCATGAAACGCTTCAAAAAGTCAGGACCGTTACACGTCCGATGTTTGCAGGCAGTATATCGCCTGTGGGGTTGGTAGATGCCGTGCGGACCTTGGCGGATTTCATCTCGGAATTTAGCGACTTGCATGTACAGGTCCATTCGCACGACTTGACGCCTGACACCTTGCCCGAATACGTCCGAACAGATGTATTGAGATTGGTCCAAAGTGCCATGTCCAACACATTGAAATTTGGCCATGCCAATCAAGCGGAGATCATCCTGACCCTCCGCAAAAAAGATCACGAACTCAGTATTCTCATCGAAGATGATGGGGTAGGATTCAAACCGAATCTCACTTCCGCAAATCCGGATCTCAAGAGATTCAAGGATCGGATCGATCGTCTCAGTGGAGCGCTAATCGTGGATAGCAACCATGGAAAGGGCACGAGACTCTCCATCAATATTCCGTTGGAAGATTACTATTCGACCCTTGCCCAACCGCTCCCCGATAAACCCGAATAA